From the Bombus pascuorum chromosome 7, iyBomPasc1.1, whole genome shotgun sequence genome, one window contains:
- the LOC132909099 gene encoding jerky protein homolog-like, whose product MASRRKAQVLSVDQKYKILQIMTSDKTQKTVAKDYSIEEATVRNIKSQREEIITYFETSAAIDSNFSKYLRTLQRKDLDNVIYQWFMRCKNKGVILTGALIRKKALEFNEKLYGEPNFKASWNWFKKFKHRYNICETNIYNFRTTEQAAADNFTANFTDFLRIHEFTLENIYNVDYAGLIWRAVPEETLMFHREGSTLCPEMYKDYVTILLCANATGCHKLPALVISKFANSQNLKNMNINSLSIMYEENNKALMDGNLFNKWFQKCFLKSVIEKQMKQGYREKILLLVDDVRWNLFINYREAEHKDEFVIVMSFPCYVTPLVQPMDCGIIECFKRMYRKELLQTIKPLPTCCTQEDAVSNHKLLTMWDCCRMVQDAWMKVENTILKKAWGKLLKKEGEQNFRERIIETDIGETVELLHKLPGCQRCNTIDVKNWYEIDNEEKMLMKIYTDEVLGDFENNALN is encoded by the coding sequence ATGGCGTCAAGACGAAAGGCGCAAGTATTGTCAGTTGACCAGAAATACAAAATCCTTCAGATAATGACAAGCGATAAGACACAAAAAACCGTAGCAAAAGATTACAGTATTGAAGAAGCCACCGTCCGCAATATAAAATCACAAAGAGAAGAGATTATAACATATTTCGAGACCAGCGCAGCGATTGATAGTAATTTcagtaaatatttaagaacGTTACAGAGAAAGGATTTAGACAACGTTATTTACCAGTGGTTCATGCgatgtaaaaataaaggagTAATATTAACAGGAGCACTGATACGCAAAAAAGCACtggaatttaatgaaaaattatacggAGAACCTAATTTTAAAGCCAGTTGGAATTGGTTCAAAAAATTTAAGCACCGTTACAATATATGTGAAACGAATATCTACAATTTCCGAACCACAGAACAAGCTGCAGCGGATAACTTCACAGCTAATTTTACAGATTTTCTGCGCATCCATGAGTTCACATTGGAGAACATTTACAATGTTGATTACGCAGGACTAATATGGAGAGCAGTACCAGAAGAAACTTTGATGTTTCACAGAGAAGGATCGACATTATGCCCAGAAATGTACAAGGATTACGTTACTATACTTCTTTGTGCAAATGCTACCGGATGTCACAAGTTGCCGGCATTAGTAATCTCCAAATTTGCGAATTCTCAAAATCTCaagaatatgaatattaattctcTGTCAATTATGTACGAGGAGAACAACAAGGCATTGATGGACGGTAACCTGTTCAATAAATGGttccaaaaatgtttcttaaaatcagttatagaaaaacaaatgaaacagGGATACagagagaaaattttgttGCTGGTAGATGATGTTAGgtggaatttatttataaattaccgCGAAGCAGAACACAAAGATGAATTCGTCATTGTGATGAGTTTTCCATGTTACGTTACACCACTCGTACAACCAATGGATTGTGGAATAATCGAATGTTTTAAGCGAATGTACCGAAAAGAATTGCTGCAAACAATAAAGCCATTACCTACCTGCTGTACGCAGGAAGATGCGGTATCAAATCATAAGCTTTTAACCATGTGGGATTGTTGTCGCATGGTACAAGATGCTTGGATGAAGGTCGAAAATACAATACTGAAAAAAGCGTGGGGCAAGCTTTTGAAGAAGGAAGGCGAACAGAATTTTAGAGAGAGAATAATAGAAACGGACATAGGTGAAACAGTTGAATTGCTGCATAAATTACCAGGATGTCAACGGTGTAACACAATCGATGTAAAGAACTGGTATGAAATTGATAATGAAGagaaaatgttaatgaaaatatataccgACGAAGTTCTTGGAGATTTTGAAAACAATGCTTTGAATTAA